The Triticum dicoccoides isolate Atlit2015 ecotype Zavitan unplaced genomic scaffold, WEW_v2.0 scaffold17688, whole genome shotgun sequence DNA segment TGTCAAAAATGGATGatttttgtgaagcaagtacaaatCTCAGGGTGCAAAATACCAAACTTTCAATATAACTAATCTGTAAAAAATTCCTTCGCAAAACAGGCTATCGTGCATGaacattcatggctttcaagtcaaatggcCAAGATGACAGCCATATTCATTGTATTGTTTAGTACAGTGTGCCCAAATTAGACACATTGGTGTGTCTTGACATTACACATTAGAGTGTAGAGCTGGTATAGGTGGATCCTTCTTAGGTTGGGAAATCTTATAATCTCCTTCTTCAGTTGGCGCTTAGGGTCCAAAGGGAAGACTTCTTTCAGATCATCGCAGCAAACGATCTCAAGCGTCTACAGGCTAGGCAGGGTGTACATATGCTCAGACAAGGGAAGTACATGTATGAGCCTGGGGTAATAGTCCAGGTGCAACAATATTAGGTTTTTGAAGTATCTTCCGCTTGGTTGGGATGTTGTACTCCAGTTCCAGATGTAGCACGCCATAGGGAGCTGGGATGCCCAGAATGTAGACATAGACCAAAAGACGGTCTGGTCATCACTTTGTTGGGAAGTAGCAAAGACAGAGCATAGCTTGGGGCACCTCTCAACTCGGCACCATTGAAGGCAGCGCCATTCTGCACCTTGTGAGCATGGAATGCAAGTGGTGGACGAGCTATCATGCACATACAACATACCTGCATTATCACACATCAAACAGGGGCTAAGGCAACACTGGTTCTAAtcctctgagtgttgtgttgttgctGTAACGATCCTCTCTCCATCTTCTCTTCATCTTGCATGTGAAAGTACCAGGATTGAGGATATGGAGTAGGAGTACGTGGGCAAGGCCACATCCAGTCGATCACACCTTCAACAGCACTGACAGCTTGCGGGTGATCTTGAAAGACATCTCTTGCATATAAGTATTGATCAGTCTGCCGCTGGCTCCCGATGCCTTGAGGAACTTCGCGATCACCAACAGAAACTCCACTTGCAGAAGATGAATCAATCTCCATGTATACATAGTTTCTCTCAATATATTGTTGAAAGGGAAGAAGCGACCACATGAGCCTTGGGTCCACTACAGAAATGTACCACTTAAACTCAAAAGATGCAGTTCGACCGATGCCTTGTGGTGAAGCCCCAAAAGCAAGGATGGATGATGATCCTGCAGCAACACTAGCCTCCTTGGTCATCTCTTGCCAATCATTCTGGCTATTTGATGCAGATTGGACGGTGCTGATGTGCAACTTCTCCAAAACCCATGTCCTTTTATCTTTCGATGGCCATAATATTGCACAGAGGTTCTCACAGCCCAACATCATGAGACGCTTGAGGTTTGGTGCTTCCACTTCTGTGAGGTCAAGGGTTTTCACTGCCATGTCCGAGAGGTCCAGCTCCCCCAGGCGCCCCAAATTTCCTCTGAGAAGTATATTCTTCAACTGTGAACAACCCCGAAAGGAGATACAAGATATCTTGGCAGCAGTAGCACCACTGTTGATGAAGCTAAATGACTCAAGCAATGGGGGTAACATGAAAGGGGTGACTTGTTCCAATTCAGATGTAACACACGCAGCTTGCTGCTTTGTGAATGTTGGAAGATGCCAACTGGCAATATTGATGTTCTATTTGTTGGTGGTTCATGTGCAAAAAGGAAGAATGATGTCACCTGAGGAGGCAGCACATGAGTCTTATCCTTAAGGAGTTGTTTGTGGGTGGTGAAATTCTAGCGGTTAACAAGTAAATCACCCGACACCTGTAGCATGGGAGCTGTTTCCTCATTATATGTTAGCTCAACATCCAAGCACATGTTTCTGTGCAGAGAATTGCCAATATcccatgctgatgcattgtcttggcCCTGTATAATACCATCACAGATCCAATAGTTTGGTGCATGTGTCTTCAAGTCCGTAGGAATTTTTGTCATGCATATGAGGCACT contains these protein-coding regions:
- the LOC119344631 gene encoding uncharacterized protein LOC119344631; the encoded protein is MLPPLLESFSFINSGATAAKISCISFRGCSQLKNILLRGNLGRLGELDLSDMAVKTLDLTEVEAPNLKRLMMLGCENLCAILWPSKDKRTWVLEKLHISTVQSASNSQNDWQEMTKEASVAAGSSSILAFGASPQGIGRTASFEFKWYISVVDPRLMWSLLPFQQYIERNYVYMEIDSSSASGVSVGDREVPQGIGSQRQTDQYLYARDVFQDHPQAVSAVEGVIDWMWPCPRTPTPYPQSWYFHMQDEEKMERGSLQQQHNTQRIRTSVALAPV